Within the Arthrobacter caoxuetaonis genome, the region CGGGCCAGGTAATCGGCATCAGTTCTCATGGGTACTGCCCCCTGCGATCAAAGCCCCGGCGGTCTTTCCGCACGGGAAAATGCCAGGTTGTTAGCACCTGTTCGTGCCCGCCTTCGCAGTGATCAGACTAACATCCCGGCGTGTGCCGGCTTCAGTTGGCGTGTTAGTTTGTCGCTGGTTCGACCATCGGAAGGAACAGCATGGCCCACGAAGCATGGACGCCTGTCAGCACGCACGCCCTGGCACTGGGCGAAGGACTGCGCCCAGCCCCGGGCGGGGTCCGCTGGGTGGACCTGATGGCCGGAGAGCTCTATGCCTGGACGCCGGGAAGCAACGGCGGGCCGGTGCTCACCCACAAGCTGGACCGGCCCCTCGGCGTCGCTGAGCTGGACCGTGCGGGCCGGCTCATCGCCGCCGCCGGCACCGGCATCACCGAGCTTCTCGACGGCGGCGGGGAACGTGTCCTGGCCGATACCGGACTGGATCCTGCCCGCTACCGCGTGAACGACGGCGCTTTCGCCCCGGACGGTTCCTTCTGGTTCGGCACGATGGTGCACGACGGGTCGGAGCCCGCCGGCGCCGTCTGGCGCTGGGACCCGGCGAGCAACGACGTCGTGAAACTGCTTGAGGGCATCAGCACCCCCAACGGCCCGGCGTTCCTTCCCCAGGGTGCCGGCGTGCTGGTGGCGGACTCGGACGCGGGCCGCATCCTGCACACCACGGTGGCCGATCCGGCGGCGGTCACGCCGTTTGCGGATGTAGCCGGCGGGTCTCCGGACGGCATGCACATCGACGCCCGCGGGCGGATTTGGAATGCGGTGTGGGGAGCAGCCCGCCTCGACGTGTACGCCGAAGATACCCAGTTGCTGGGCTCTGTCCCGCTGCCGGTGAGCCAGCCAACCAGCGTGCTCGTCACTACGGGCCCGGATCCCCTGCTGCTGGTCACCAGCGCGCTGACGGGACTGAAGGAACCGGCCGCGCTGGACGGCTTTACGCTCGGAGCGCCGCTGTCCCGGGTGCTGCCGGGCTTCGTGGCGTAAGCCCGCCTAGCTGCCGACGAACCGGCTGCGTCCGGCGAGGAAACCCATCCCCGCCGCGGCAGCACCGATGCCCAGGAACATCAGCGCAGCGGGCGTAAAGGATCCCGTGGCCGTGTAGAGGACCCCGACCAGGAGCGTACCGGAGGACCCGATTCCGTACCCGAGGCACTGCATCATTCCCGACACCCGGGCGGCGGTGGGAGCATCGCGGGTCCGCAGCACAATCATGGTCAGGGCCAGTGCGGTCAGGCTGCCCTGCCCCACGCCCAGCATCACTGCCCACACCCAAACCAGGTCCAGCGGTCCGAGGATCGTGAGCGCGAACCCTGCTCCGGTGAGCAGGGCGATGCCGGCATTCAACCAGCCCTGGCTGCGGAGCCGGGCGGCCACCGGCGGGGCGAGGAAGGAGCCCAGCACCTGGACCACGATCGAGCCCGCCACCACGTAGCCGGCCGCGGCGCCGTCGATCCCCCGTTCCCGCAGGATCGGCGCCAGCCAGGCGAAGACGCTGAAGGACATCATGGCCTGCAGGGCCATAAAACCGGTGATCTGCCAGGCCAGCGGCGAGCGCCAGACGGAAGGGCCGGCGTCGTCCTGTTTGCGGTCCGGCGCGGGACGGCGGCGCAGCGCCAGCGGGGCGAACAGCAGCACGACCACGACGGCAGGCAGCGCCCAGAAGCCCAGCGCTGCCTGCCACGATCCGGAGGCTCCAAGCAGCGGCTGGGTGAATCCGGCCCCCAGCGCGGCGGCAGCGCAGATGGATCCTGTGTACAGGCCGCTCATGAGGCCCAGGCGGTGCTGGAAGTCGCGCTTCACCAGGGTTGGGAGCAGGACGTTCACGATGCCGATGCCCGCACCGGCGGCGACGGTTCCGGCGGCCATCGCGGCGAAATCGCCGGTGCCGCGGACTGCCAGCCCGGCGGCCAGGACGATCATGGCGATGAGGATGGTCCGTTCAATGCCCAGTCTCCGGGCCAGCGCGGGTGCTGCGGGGGCCACCATTCCGAGCAGCAGGACCGGCCCGGTGGTCAGGGCAGTCACCAGGACGGCAGGCATTCCCGAAGCGACAGTGATCTCCGGAAGGATCGCGGAGAAGCTGGAAAAGACGGTGCGGAGGTTCAGGCCAATGAGCACAATGCAGACGGCCAGCAGAACGGATGCGGTCCGCCGGGTTGGTGCCTGCGAGGGCGCCGTGCGCTCCGGTGCCTGCATCAGGGTGTTGTCCATGTCTTCGGTGTCCTCTCCCGAGGACAAGCCCCGTACGTTCGCAGGACAACGGTACGAGCAACCTTGTGGCCTGACCAAAACGCCCCCTCCCGCCGAGAGGACAGTTACGGCTGGTTTGAGCGCTCAAACCAGCCGTAACTGTCCTCTCGGTGGAAGGGAGGCTCGGCGAAGAAGCCGGCTAGGACACCGTGAAGGGCAGCACCAGCCGGGACGGATGCTCGGCGTCGCGGTAGACCTTGTGCGTCACCGGGCGGCCCACCGGCAGGTGGAAGGCATCCGGCGGCAGCAGTGCGTTGTGCTCGTCGGCCAGCGGCTCGTTGTTGGAGAGTTCCGCGACCAGCTTGTGGCCGGGCAGGAACGTGTTCGCAAACGGGTAGAGCCGCACCACGTACTCTTCGACCTTCCCCGGTTCCACTGGCACTGAACGGGTGTGCGGGTGGTACGGGTTGCCCTCGGTGGTGCGCTCTTCGTCCAGCTCCCGGTGCGAGGCCTTTAGGTACCCCGTAGTGATGAGCTGGCGCTTGCCGTTCGGCGCCGCATCCCAGAGCCGCAGGATGAAGTTGGTATCCGGCTGGTCAATTTCCACGAACAGGTGCGCGGCTCCGGTGCCGATCATTTCGACCCGCTCCTCAAACACGTCGGTGTTCCAGGAGAGGATTTCCACCTTGTCCGTCACGGTCAGCGGGGCCTGGTAGAAGCCGTCCGGTGCCGCGTATTCCGTGCCCATCAGCTCGGGTTCGACGCCGAGCTTGCGGCGGGTGCGCAGGTACAGCGGCTTGTACTCCACTTCCTTGGGCGGCCAGGCATCAGCAGTGACAACCTCGCGGGAGCCTTCCACGAACACGCTGACCGCGGGCTCGTCCATGACACCGTTGTCGATGCCCTTGATCCAGTAGTCGTACCAGCGGAACATCTTGTCGTGCTCTTCGATGAAGGGCCGGGACTGCATGGGCGGGTAGGGCCCAATGTCCAGCTTCTTCGGACCCTTCAGGGCGTCGAAGAGCTCGATTGTGCCGTCCAGCGTCCAGCCGCGGCCCTGGTCCAGCTGCAGCCAGACCGGGATGTCGATGTTCGGTGCCAGGGTGATCGGATTGCGCTCTTCGTACC harbors:
- a CDS encoding SMP-30/gluconolactonase/LRE family protein translates to MAHEAWTPVSTHALALGEGLRPAPGGVRWVDLMAGELYAWTPGSNGGPVLTHKLDRPLGVAELDRAGRLIAAAGTGITELLDGGGERVLADTGLDPARYRVNDGAFAPDGSFWFGTMVHDGSEPAGAVWRWDPASNDVVKLLEGISTPNGPAFLPQGAGVLVADSDAGRILHTTVADPAAVTPFADVAGGSPDGMHIDARGRIWNAVWGAARLDVYAEDTQLLGSVPLPVSQPTSVLVTTGPDPLLLVTSALTGLKEPAALDGFTLGAPLSRVLPGFVA
- a CDS encoding MFS transporter, with the protein product MDNTLMQAPERTAPSQAPTRRTASVLLAVCIVLIGLNLRTVFSSFSAILPEITVASGMPAVLVTALTTGPVLLLGMVAPAAPALARRLGIERTILIAMIVLAAGLAVRGTGDFAAMAAGTVAAGAGIGIVNVLLPTLVKRDFQHRLGLMSGLYTGSICAAAALGAGFTQPLLGASGSWQAALGFWALPAVVVVLLFAPLALRRRPAPDRKQDDAGPSVWRSPLAWQITGFMALQAMMSFSVFAWLAPILRERGIDGAAAGYVVAGSIVVQVLGSFLAPPVAARLRSQGWLNAGIALLTGAGFALTILGPLDLVWVWAVMLGVGQGSLTALALTMIVLRTRDAPTAARVSGMMQCLGYGIGSSGTLLVGVLYTATGSFTPAALMFLGIGAAAAGMGFLAGRSRFVGS
- a CDS encoding CocE/NonD family hydrolase, which translates into the protein MATFQTINAGGMPITVQKDLRVPMRDGVELAADAYQGAGDKPRPALVALSPYGKELQAMALTMPPQRRPSPMWDGCIEAGDIARIVKEDYVHVIGDLRGSGDSGGEHIGNYNAGGVSLGQDAYDFIEWVAAQPWCDGNVGMVGISYFGSMQVLAAAERPPHLKAIFVSGGHYDFYETTYHGGVMWFMPRAAREGRGGDSGWAFTDRVKSRMVEKYSPEELKKLVAERLADPDIAAWPNLVHVLNYPVNHEAWFDIVMNDVDGEWYEERNPITLAPNIDIPVWLQLDQGRGWTLDGTIELFDALKGPKKLDIGPYPPMQSRPFIEEHDKMFRWYDYWIKGIDNGVMDEPAVSVFVEGSREVVTADAWPPKEVEYKPLYLRTRRKLGVEPELMGTEYAAPDGFYQAPLTVTDKVEILSWNTDVFEERVEMIGTGAAHLFVEIDQPDTNFILRLWDAAPNGKRQLITTGYLKASHRELDEERTTEGNPYHPHTRSVPVEPGKVEEYVVRLYPFANTFLPGHKLVAELSNNEPLADEHNALLPPDAFHLPVGRPVTHKVYRDAEHPSRLVLPFTVS